One Nicotiana tomentosiformis chromosome 1, ASM39032v3, whole genome shotgun sequence genomic window, ttttgtacgcTTCAACCGTTATTTCTCAGAATAATTTCAGTAGGTAGGAATTTAAAGCATTATATAAGGGAAGTTTCATAATACTCATTTGTAAAATTTACTATTATGATATACTTATATTTTGAAATTACATTAAATATTCCAAAGGTATTACATTCTATACCTTCAAATCTTTCCATATATTCTGAAACAtaccataatattctaatttggaatgcAATCCAAATCGAAATATACCACAATATTTAAACTAGAAATaccaaaatattttaatttgtagTATAGTATCCAAACcaaatatttcatattattttaatgaaaaatacaatattcaaatcaaaCATATCATAATATTCTAATCTGGAATATAGTATTTAAACCAAATATACTATGGTATTATAATTTGGAATACAGTATTCAAACCAAACATACTATAGTATTCTAATTTGGCTCCCATGgaagacaagatgcgggaagctagGCTTAGTTGGTTCGGGCATGTGCAGGGGAGAAGTCTGgatgccccggttaggaggtgtgaatGGCTGACCTTGACGGGTATgaggagaggtagagggcggcctaagaaatattggggagaggtgatcaggcaggacatggtgcGACTGCAGATTTCcaaggacatggcccttgataggaagttgtggaggtcgagtattagggttgtaggttaggagatagGAGGCTAGTTTGATAGTGTTTTGTTTTAGACTGCTAGCGGCTCCAGTTGTGTCCTTAGTACttcattagggttgtaggttaggttGTAGAAGTTAGTCTGGAAGTATTTTGTCTTAGGATGTTAGTGGCTCTTGTTGTGTCCATATTATTCTATGGCGTTTGTATAGTACTGTATCATTTTACTACTTAGTGTTATTACTTTTCTCTCTATTTTCTAGTTATTACGTTGCTTGTGTTATCTTTCTGGACTCCTTTGTTGTTACTGCTACACTATCCCATTTCATCTTATtgtgccgagggtctatcggaaataacctctctactcctccggagcaggggtaaggtctgcgtacacactactctccccataccccacttgtgaaATTTCACTAGGGGGTTGTTGTTGTAATATTCAAACCAAATATTCCACAATTTTTTAATTTGAGATACATTGTTAAATCAAACATACAACAATATTGTAATTTGCAATATAGTACTCAATCCAAACATAATACAATATTCTAATTTTGAATacacattattttattttagaatatAGTAGGTATACAaggtaaaataaatttaaaaagtaggtatacatgataaaataaatattttaattgtaTATGGTGTCTCCGGTGGGCATACAACGCAAATTTCCCTTTCTTAATTGGCTTTAAGTTATACATCCTAAGCTTCCTTAACTATGAGATTTAATTTGTAATATCGAAAATAAGATAGGTAACCTGCTACAACATATAAAAAGGCAGAATGGCCTAAATGACACCTATACTTGTGCCGCTTTGTCATGTCGGTCCTCctactttacttttttttatcCAGACACTTTAACTTGTTCAAAATCTATATTTTAAACCTCTTTGACCGTGTGTGTATCTCACTTGCTTGACGTGGATGACACATCATATTTCacatcattttttatattttatctaCTAAAAACAATTATTATATACCATTTtcttaaagaaaaagaaaaaataaaatcaatgcCTCTGTCTCATCTCTCTTCCCTCAAATTCACAGATTTCTTCTTCCTTGTCCATCTCATATCCCTTCTTCATTCTCATCTCCCTTCTCTGTCTCACTATTCCGTCGATGAATAGCCATTtaggtattttttttaattaggCAGATTAACCAGAAGGGGGAAGGGAGAAAGAAGAAACTGGGTTGGGGTCTCCACGACTAGGAAATATGAAAATTAAATGAAAACAGAAGAAAATTAGTATTTGATAGTAGAAATGGCCACTTTTAGTAAGGGATTTTTAGGGATTgggttgtttttctttctttttttttgggggggggggggaagaagGGGGGgagggagaaaaagaaaaagaagaagaagaagcgtaCAGTGGGGGAACGAAAAGGGAGGGGGTGTTGTTGGGGGAGGCAGTggggaaaaagaagaagaggcGTACAGGGAGGGACGAAAAGGGAGGGGCAGTGGgtttcgaagaagaagaagaagaagcgtacaggggggggggggggggttacgaAAATGGAGGAACATTTTGTTTTTTTGGTTTTTTACTTATGTATTTTCATTCttattttaatgattttttttcttcttattctaATTATTTCTGGTTCAAAATGTTCATATTCACGCTCATTATCCGCGTGAATTACACTCACTTTGTACAGCTCAACCATTATTTTTCCACATGTGCTTGGTCAACGGTCAGAAGGATTTAAAATATAGATTTTGAACAAGTTAAAGTGTGTGAATGAAAAAAAGTGAATTAGGAGGACCGACATAACAAAGTGGCACAAGTATAAGTGTCATTTAGGCCATTCTGCCCATATTAAAATGATATGATATATAAAATTTTCTTGCACAAGTGGTGCATAAAACTTAAACTCTAACTAATTTACCAAGTCAGTTTATAATGTTTAGTCTATGTTGTAAGTTCACCAAGTACTAACTCAGTTTATAATGTTTAGTCTATGTGTAAGTTCACCAAGTACTAAATTGTTAAAAGAATGAACGCAAAAATTTATATTCTCTTTCCTACCAAGTTTCTCTCATATTGTTGTTCTAATAAGTTAGTTGAAACTTGATAAGCTGGAATTAATAGAATCATTACGAAATGGGCTGAAGTATTCAAGATGAGTGCGTTGTACCAACTACCAAGtggaaaaaagaaataataaataaaattattgaagTACAGAAAACATGCCTAAGCGCACTACTTAGGATTATAGTGAGATAAATATCCTTTCACCTTAATTAGAAATTTTGATTTCGTAATAGGaatgaattattttttaatagGGAGGAGCCGCTTCTCTCTCTGGCCTTACGCGCCGAGCCATAAAGCGGACCACAAAGAATGCTTGAGCTTGAAGAGGCGTGCTGTGTTTgttcctttttattttcttccctttcttgctcttttattttttttaatttttaattttatttttacctctctttatttttttttataactttttatcaagtGAGGAAATGTTCATTCCTAGATATAGCCATTTGCTAATCAAATTGTTTGACTTTGAACTTTGTTTCCTTTTTCTACCAACTTAAATAATTTTTGGGACATAACAAAAGAGGTTCTCTCTTTTCTGGAGTACCCAAATTAatgattataattttttttaaattctaaAAATGTTAGTACTAAATAATGTATATTTGATGTGCAATTATCGAGTGTCATTTCAAAAATAGTTTTAGAGTTTGATGTTGTGTTAAGATTATAATGATGATAGGTATTTAAAATTTATCGTATTTATTTAAATGTGCATTTACCAATTTGACTTTTCATACTATATATGCTATAACTTTTTTGCTCTATTTGAATAAAGTAAACTGAGAGAATGAATTATCTTTTATTCTTATTTGCCATTGATAAATTCTAGGAGAAAATATTTGTAGAGCCACTTCTTTGGAATCCCTGTCCTCTGCATCTGTCTACCTATATCCAAACCTTATTTTCTGATTTATACGTgttttacaacttgtttggagGGTTGCTACTTGTTATAtagtatcgtattgttactttaaatataatatttattttgaatgttacttaaattttattatattgtatcATTGAATCCATCATTATGTAACAACGAAAAATATCACTTTATGGAAtacgatttggtgtggtcgcatcattaccttatttttttctctcatcATGCCCTtccatattattaaataattctattttatcatttatcttacctttttatataataattctatcatgtattatatttttctttataatattacaagtttattcttAATATAATTGGTGCATGacataatacaatacaatatgatACGATACGATACATTATAAACGATACATAATAACTATCCAAACAAGCTATTAATAAAACAATAAGTTTGATAATAATAATTCTAAACTATATATTTCATAtttcaaagtcctaaatattaagaaGTTTAATCATGAAAAGGTATTATAATTAAGTttcatagttcaaataaggaaataatTTATACAAGGTAATTTTTTTGTGAATTTTAAAGTTCTAATTATTAGAAATTTTTACcgagttcaaataaggaaagatttaacaATAAAATATTTTAGTTGAATTTAAAGTAATAAATATTTGGAAAATAAGTTAATTACTATTTTGGCCAATGTGaattctatttttaaagggtaaaaaagacgaacgatattttACTACGTATTTCGTAcatttaatatagtatagatagatagattagtTTTTCATTTTAAAATGAAACAAAAGAGAATTGACCTAACAATCTACGTTATAGCACTTCATCGTTATAGCACTTCATCTcttttaatgtcacgacccaaaatctaaccatggtcgtaatggcgcctaccgtgttacaaggcaagcctatttctaaaaatattactactaaattgaTTATacgaatttaataaaacatttccaacatttgaatttttcataaactaaatcaactctaaatataattatagaaaatacggaaacgagccccaaacatcggggtgtcactaagtcatgagcatctagataaccaaactaatacaaccagtgtctaagtattaatacaagatataaagaaatatatagaaggagagacaaggccctgcggacgctggtagctacctcgtagtctccggtactcgattcTCCCGGACTCAACGACCTCCGTAATCAAACACACCTGAATCTGcatatgaagtgcagggtgtagcacgAGTACAACCGAGTCAGTAGTAATAGAAATAACAaaggaactgagtagtagtgatgagctaagcaaaatagtccaattatttattttcacaatttacaataaacatgaataaacaggtaaattccataaaaaCTAACAAATACCACAaagaaattaacaggtaaatgcggtaacagcaaaagtaaatgcaacctcacagcaatgtcactccatcactcagcactcggcactcaatacactcaacactcaataggtGCCTGCGCTCAttgggtgtgtgtacagactccgaaggggctcccaaagcccaagagctaagcacggacaactcacatgctgcatggacaactcacgtgccataatatcaatccttggatccgcacggtcaactcatgtgctacgcggacaactcacgcgctatggtatcaatacctggatccgcacagacaactcacgtacagtacggacaactcacttgcctcaatcaaatacctcacaacaggccctcggcctcactcagtcatgtacctctctagcctcaccatcatcaacaaataagggaaacacaactcacgtcaagtatcacagcatatcagcaaaataatagggaCTGAGGTAAAGATGTATAATAATatctatgactgagtgcaaataATGTAAGCATGAacaaagcctaagcatgatttctaacatgaaggcaaacaagttcaacaataaataaacacataaccacagataatagctattaggcctcacagcctcacaggacggaccaagtctcaatccctcacggtgcacagccacacgcacgtcacctagcgtgggtatcacttctaAACAATCATGTGATTTCAAATCTccaggtttataccctcaaagccagagttaaaactgttacttactttaacagcgtaaaatcctactccgggatgccctcgtctctagactcagtctccaaaagcttcgaatctaaccaaaatcagaatactactattaacataggctaaagaatcaaattccacaataaaaactgcataaataggccaaaaatctgaaatcggcccccggacccacgtctcgaaaccagtaaaaaatggcagaataacaaCCCTCGTCCTCACCAGAGTCTAACCATATATAATTCGTCAAAATCGAACTCCGTTTGGttcctcaaatcctcacttaaaactctctaaaactcaaaccctaactccctcaatttcaccctAAACCCCTACTAATTTCATGGCTAATCAGTGAAAAAACATCATAAATGCATGTAAATATAcccaagaaacttacctcactgatgtcTCGTGATTCTCCCTTGAAAAACACTACCCTAGCTCAAAATCGCGTTCAACAATGGAGGGAAAAAGGgcaaaaattcgcgaagtgtgatatATATAGGTTCTACCTAGGGGTTCCACACCTGCGATCCTATATGCTCATCTgtgcttccgcatctgcggtcccaggtgcgcacctgcgcattccacgTAACCGAccaggcttcgcacctgcgagctcgcatctgcggtcctagGTGCGTATCTGCGAAAGTCACTTAAACGCCAAGCTTCGCACCTACGGctgccccttcgcacctgcgggctcgcaggtgcgatcctctCTTCCGCACTTGTGCCCAATGCTAGCCTCCATTTTACGCATCCGCGACATGCCATCTgcacctgcgatcatcgcacctgcggctccccatCCGCATGTGCGGCCACACCAGTAGCCTTACACCAGTAGCTTCCAACTGCATTTcccaacttccaaacttctccttaaccatccgaaatcctctcgagcccctcgggacctcaaccaataatttccacaagtcatatatcactacccgagcTTAATCGAACCTctggaacacccaaaacaatattaaaacaccaaatcaaccctGGATTTAAGCTTAGGAACATCTAAACTTCAAAAATTCaccaacgacgccgaaacctatcaaaccacgcccgaatgacctcaaaatttgcacacacgtcacaaataacactacgaacctactccaacttccggaattctagtctgaccccgatacctaattttttCACTAccaaccaaaatcgccaaatttctaacttttgtcaattcaagcctaattctaccacggacctccaatttatattccggacacactcctaaatctAAAATCATCCAACGACgctaatcgaatcataaaaatccacatccgaattggtttactcataagtcaacttccggttgacttttatAACTTAGCTTTctactaagagactaagtgtctcatttcactccaaaactactctgaacccaaacctaccaactcgatacaactcaacataACTGAACAACATATAAATAAGcaaaaatggggaaaatggggctataactctcggaacgaccgactgggtcattacatcttccccctcttaaacaaacatctGTCCTCGAATGAGTCTAACAGAAGAACATACCTGAAAttacagcatctgaagcaatagcatctggcctggatgggagggcatagaaacgggcctgaccaccccctgatctgcccctccccccccctcccgGGCGGCccatagctgactgggctccgcccctagctggttgaactccacctctagctggctgggcgggtggtggaggaactggtgctggtgccgtcggcTGAGTACTCCAttgtggagtcccacccaacaacctagggcaatatctcgcaatgtgaccaaaatcttcgcactcgaaacaacctctcctcTGACGAAATTGCTGCTCCTGGTGCCCAAAAGAATTATCCGATGATACCTGAGCGGGCGGGGCATAATGAGAACCCTGCGCTggcaatgcactgaatgatgactgactctgctgaaactgacctccctgaggagcaccactgaaaccactctgaccacgaggcctcttagcctcctgTCAGCCCTATCCTGacctcgaaccatctcaatctgtcgagcaatgtagataacctcatcaaatgtagccccagatactctctccctggtcataagcaatcgaagcTGAAAATCGAgcccatctataaacctcatgatcctctctcgatctgtgggaaccaaccagaccgcatgacgagctaactcggagaaccgcatctcatactgtgtaacaAACatctcaccctggcgaagctgctcaaactgcctgcgcaactcctctctgtgggactcaggtacaaacttctccagaaagagaatggagaactgctgccaaataaagggtgctgcgccaataggcctacgcctctcgtaagtctcccactatctgagtgcagccccagaaaactgaaaggtagtgaatgagaccttacaagtctctagaataccagcagtacggagtatcctctgacacctgtccaagaagtcctgagcatcctctctctctgtgccactgaaaggtggcggctggagtctcccaaacctctccaacctacgctgatcatcctcaagcatagcaggaaccacataatcctgtgtagctgcaaccggttgggctggtggtgcctccagtgtctgaagtccctgaacaaccttctcgggtgtgcgagcgacgggagtctgagtgcctcccccggcctgagaagtggctgcgatCGTCGacatagagaccgcctgagcaaagCCGGTACACGCTGTCATAATCTGAGccagggcctcctgaaggcctagaataacaataggcacaggtggtgcctgagctggtcccgccggAACCTCTACCTCCGGGACCTGGTCCTGAAAGGCAGTAGCGGAGCCAGGATTTACACAAAGGAGTGTCAAAATCTAAAGAAGAAGCCAAGAAAAATGATTCTACTAGTGACAGCAaaacaatattatattattaCAATCGTACTCGACGGGGTTTCATTTCTTGAAATGTTTTTACAATATCATCATTAGAAATAGTACTAAATACATCTTTTTCTACGTAAGACACCAAGCAACCACTTAAAAGTTCATCATTCATTCGATTACGCATGTCGTCCTTGATAAACTTCATTGCCaaaaaaagtaatattttctATAAAATATCACAATTCACAGTTATAACAACTGTCAAGTTTGTCAAGATTTCCAGACTTTTGGTACATGAATTTTCACTTAAAGGTAAAAAAACACTTAAAAATCCAAGATGCTCACACGAATTAAAAGCAGCCTTATGAATGTAAATAAGAAATTCAAAGGAACTACACAAAGTGACCACAAAGTCAATGATAAATGTAAATGTGAAATTCAAAGGAATTACACAAACTGACCACAAAGTCGATCCAATCCACCTTAATAAAGTACCAATGATTTGCAAAGAGTAAAGGAACTTACCGTGGCTGCCATGACAGGCGAATATCGAACATCGATTTGCAAAGAGGACCAACGACAGCGAGTCGGCGACAACAATGGGCACACACAACGCACTTAGCAATTTTGAGAATGGGAGCACTAACTTTTGAAATTAGGGATTTCTTTAATCCCAATTTCGTTTGTTAGTTTAAAAAAGAGTACTTACAGCTAATAAAACGATGTCGTTTGAAGtttgtttaaatttttttaaaaaaactaaacTGTAAAATAGAAATTATGTTGCAATCGGGAATGGAACTTGCGTCCTTCAACAACTTTTGACACCCCTTGACCGTTGCGCTGAGAGGTTGTCTTGTGTCAAGGGTTGTCAACTAATTGTATATattctattttttaaaaaataaacctATCTATGCAATTTCCCAGCGAAGGGGTGTCAGTTGACACCCCTCGGACAAGGGTAGCTCCGCCCCTGCTGAAAAGGGACAACTGGGGATCTGTAGGTGCTGCCCCAGCTGCTGCGCTGGCGATGACTCCGTCCCTACCACGTCCTCTCGCGGCCCAAACTGGTGGTTGTCCCtcttgaccggtagcacgagtcctcaccatccaTGAGAGAATGaataacagatgtttagttactagaacaCACAAAAcgcacgacaagaatccaagaatgtaaaatttttctaaaggttctgcagcctctcgaagataagtacagacgtctctgtaccgatccgcaagactctactaaacccgctcatgactcgtgagacttatgtaacccaagctctgataccaacttgtcacgacctaaaatctaaccatagtcgtgatggcgcctatcgtgttacaaggaaAGCCTATTTCCAAAAAAATATTACTtctaaatcgattataaaaatttaataaaatatttccaacatttgaatttttcataaactaaatcaactctaaatataattatagaaaatacggaaacgagccccaaacatcagggtgtcactaagtcatgagcatctagataaccaaactaatacaactagtgtctaagtatcaatacaagacagaaagaaatatatagaaggagagacaaggccctgcggacgctggtagctacctcgtagtctccggtactcgattcTCCCGGACTCAACGACCTCCgtaatcaaacacacctggatctgcatatgaagtgcagggtatagcacaAGTACAatcgactcagtagtaacagaaataactaagaaactaagtagtagtgacgagctaagcaaaatagtccaattatttatttttacaatttacaataaacatgaataaacaggtaaattccataaaaaccaacaaatgccacaaagaaattaacaggtaaatgcggcaacaacaaaagtaaatgcaacctcacagcaatgtcactccatcactcagcattCGGAACTtggcactcagcactcaatacactcaacactcaat contains:
- the LOC138898604 gene encoding uncharacterized protein, whose amino-acid sequence is MAATDQVPEVEVPAGPAQAPPVPIVILGLQEALAQIMTACTGFAQAVSMSTIAATSQAGGGTQTPVARTPEKVVQGLQTLEAPPAQPVAATQDYVVPAMLEDDQRRLERFGRLQPPPFSGTEREDAQDFLDRCQRILRTAGILETCKVSFTTFQFSGAALR